AAGTCAGAATTACTCTAATAGCCTGTATTACTTAATAGGCAATAACTGCTGATATTGTGTAAGAGCTTTGTCTAATGAAAATTCATCTGCTCTTTCTTGTAGCAACTTGGAGTCTGGAGCTTCCTCTAAGGTTTGGGCGATCGCTTTTGCCATCCCCTCGCTATCTCCCACAGCGACTAATTTCCCGTACTGCCCGTTTGCCAAAATTTCAGCCGGTCCACTTTCACAATCAGTAGAAACAACTGGAGTTCCTGCCGCCATAGCTTCCACCAGGACATTGCCAAAACCCTCCCAAGCCGAGGAGAGAACAAGTACAGTAGCTCGCGCCATGTAGGCATAGGGGTTAGCAACAAAGCCGCCGAAAACCACATCCTCCGTCAAACCCAGTTCCTGCACCAGAGATTCCAGATGAGAACGTTCACCTCCTTCACCCAAAATCATCAATCGGGCTTGGTGCTGTTGCCTTACTCTGGCAAAGGCATGGATTAGAGTCGGAAAATCCTTTTGTTTTTCCAGGCGTCCCACTCCTAAAATCACGGGAGGTTGACTCGGTGAAAACCACGGGTGAGCAATAGATTCCTGAAGTTTTTCACTTAACTCTGGGGTGACGATGGGATTGTAGATGGCTTTGATCTTTACTGAGGGCAAACCCATATCTACCAGGTTCTCAGCTACACCCTGCGACACAGCCACAATCGTATCGGCCCAAGGGTAAAACCACTTAACAAATTGGGGTGTGAATCGCCGCTTGAGCGTAGTAGCATTTTTGGCTTCACGGGAAAGATGATTGTGTACAGTCACAACCACTTGAGTAGAGATACCTGCCAATTTCTTTGCCCAAAGAGCCACCATATTTGTGTCTTCTAGAGCAGAAATTAGGACTGGAGGTTGCTCTTGTTTGAGATAGCGTGCTAGAGCAGGAAGGCTGAAAATCAGTCGGGAACTGTCCAACTTTACAACTCGCACGTTTGGGGGAAGCTGGGACAGATAGGGACCTTCTACCTTAACTAAAACTAGGTCTACTTTTAGCCCCTGTCCGCTAAAACCACGAGCTAAATTAATCATAACTCTCTCAGCTCCACCGCCGTCAAGATCCATCAAGAAAATTGCTACATCAGTCATTCGACTTGAGATTATCGATGGGGGATTTGGTATTGATCTTAAGGTTAAATTCATGGGCTAATAATGTAACTTTTTAAATAGGTTCAACGAGTCTTTTATATTCGGGATAGGTGGCACTTTCTTCGGGGTGAATCCGCCTTACACGCTTCATAGACAGAGCCACCGCGACCAATAAAGCCCAAAAGAGGGAGTTATGCTCAACTATTGTGTTCTCACTGTGGTTGTACATAAAAAAGAAGGTGACGTAAAAGATTGGCCATAGTTCTACAGTCGTTTTACCAGTTCTTAACCAAGCGATTGCTCGAAAATAGGTTACAGCAATAGTCAAGAGAAAAAGGAACAGCCCTATCAGACCTAAATCAAGCGTTATATTGACAAAACCGTTATGAGCATGAGGTGGCTTATACCCTTCTGCTTTCCAAATAATCTCAGCCCCTCCTCCTGTTTGCCAGAAGCCCTGATATCCATAACCTAGCGCAGGGCGTTCTGAAATCAATTCAATTGCCAATTCCCAAAGATCGGTACGACCGCTAAGGGTTGGATCTCGTCCCATACCGAGCAGTATGTTTTCCCAGTTACCTGTAACCAAGACCGCAAGACTTCCTGCTACCAAAATCAGGGTAATGATTAGAGGAATTACTTTTGTGTCTCTCCACCGCAAAGCCTTGTAGAGGGGCAGAAGAAGTACTATCAATAAAAAGAGCAGTAAAGCCGTTTTGGAGCCTGTCAAGAGAATAAGAAGAACACAAAGACCGAAGCCACCCAATAACCAGTAACGATGTCTGCGACTGTCTAAAGCAAGCAGTAAGAAAACGATTGCTCCAAGCACCACAATGCGGGCTAGGACATTTTTCTGCACAAATGGTCCCCGCCAAGCTCCTGCATTCGCCCCAGCTTCTACAGCAGCACCGTGAAACGCGAAGGTAAACAGTAGAGAAAATACAGCGATAATGCCCAAAGCCCATCCCAACATCTGTAGCTGCTGCTTCAAGGTGAAACGTGACGCCATGTACAGCCCAAAGTAGACTGTTTGCAATGTAGTGATGCCCTTGGCTAGTGACCAAGAGGAGAAATCAGACCAGAGGAATGACAGCATGGCAGTTCCCGTTAAGAGCCAAACGAGTGGGTCTCTTAAAGCCGTACGAATGGAACCCTGCCATCGAGCAAGAAGTAGGAGTAATGTAACTACATAAATTCCATGCTGGAACAGTGACATCACAGGATCTAAAGGATTAGATGCGCCAGTAGCATCAGCTTTGGGATCTGGGTCACTGAATAAGCTTTGGCAGCGCAAAACTCCTGATAAAAAGAGCAGGGCAAAAATTGTAAATCTCTTTTCCAGAAAATTTAACAGTGGGTTCATGGCTTTAGGCGGTAGTAGGAAGCCCTCCCATAAATCTCAAAGATTTCTAATGGGGTTGCTGATGATAGATAGCTTTTGACAAGCTTCTGGTCTTCGGCGTCAATACCTCCACTGCACCAATAAAGGTTAATTCCTGTTGCAAAGAGATTATTTGTAAATTTAGATAATATTGGAAAATTAACCTTCATCCAGTACGCTGTAAGGACGTGTATTTTAGCTCTGAGTTTTTGCTTATCACTTCTGAAGGTATAGGCATTGTTATCATGTATTCTCTGGAAAGCTAAGTCTTTCAATGCTATAAAACCTGGACTCACCCCGAAAGCAATGTATTTAATGTAATCATCGCTAGTGATTCTAATAACTTCTGGCATGGGAAGAATTTGATTTAATAGCGAACGATTAAAGCACATGCCCGAAGTTGCAAAATTGAATTGAGGAATTTTATTTTTTAATTTTCCTCGCTTCATATAAGTACTTAAATCGTATTTTCCAGATGTTCCTTTATAGGGGATTTGAGATATTTTTTGAGGGCTTGAATTAATAAATTCTATAGAATGAAAACACCATCCAATGTCTGAATGCTCGGCAAAAGCTTTAACAACTTCTGCCACTTTTTCAGGTTTCCAAATATCATCGGAGTCTAAAAAACAGATAATTTCTCCCCGACTAGCTGCAAATCCTGCATTGAAAGCCGAAGCCTGACCACCGTTTTGCTTTAGGATTGGTATAACTCGCTCTCCGTAACTTTTGATAATTTCTTGGGAATTATCAGTGGAGCCGTCATCAACTACAATAACCTCAACATTAGAGTAAGTCTGGTTCAAAGCACTATCAATGGCTTCAGGAAGAAAACGACCGTAGTTGTAATTGTTTATCAGAATGCTAACTAAAGGGTTATTAGGCAAAATTCGCTACCTCAACTTTTTGAGTTTGTCAGTTAACTTCTTGGTAGATGGCTACTCTGTTTTACTGTATTTTCTCAGGTATAAACTTTAGAGTTGCTTGAAAATTGATGAATTGGTAAACTTTACTGAATTACCTTAAGCTTTACCTTTCATCATCATAGTAATTCCATTTAATCCTATAGCTTTAGTCATTACCCAAGCAAACTTACGCGCTGGTGGATAGAGAAAACACATCACGTAATCCGCACATCCATAGGAAATAACTGTTGCGATCGCAGCACCTATTCCCTGATATCTAGGTATTAGCAATATATTAAGTACAATATTCATTGCAGCACCAAGAGTACTAGCAGCTACAGCAAATCCAGTTAACTCCTCTGTCGCTATCCAAATGTTTTTGACATAACCCAAAAAAACAAATAGTGATGACCATATATGGATTGACAATATTCCTCCGGCAGGAGCATACTCTTGACCAAAAATTAAGACTACTAGAGGGGTTGAAAAAAAAGTCATAGGGATAGCTATTGAATAGACTAGCAATTCTAGAAAATTACAAACTTTTTGAATTTTTTCGTAGTAAAGTGTTTCGCTAACCTGCTTTGCGGCAATGATAGAAGGAGCTGCTGAGGATACAATTGCCGTTGCCATAAAAGGCCAAGTTTCGGATAACCGCACCGCTGCTGCATACACACCAACAGCCTTATTATCTGCTAATTGCCCTAACATGATTTGGTCAATGTATAAATAAACCATGATGGCTAAGTTAGAAAATATTAGCGGCCAGCTTACCTTCATCAGGTTTTTGGCACGCAACCACTTGCCACGCCAAGCCTGAATTTTTTGTCCACTCACTTGATAAGCAATCACTAAACCAATAACAGTTAAAGCACTTTCTATCGAATATGCCAAAGCAAAGCCTATCAAGGGAGCTTTGCTTTGGATCAAGATAACCCTAACCAGCGTCATGATGATGAAAGCAGTGTTCCTTGCTGAAACTGCATATTTTGATTGAACCTGGGATTGAAACCAATCATCTATAACGTTAAATTCTTGAAACAGTAGAGTTGCTGCAACAATGACTACTACAATGCGACTCAATTGATCATCAGGGCGTAGGAAAAAAATGATTCCAGTTACTAATAAGAAAGCTGCTATTCCACTCATCAACCGCAATAAAAAAGCAGTCCCTAGGATTTCATCCTTCCTAGAGGGTTCACTCACAGAGTCACGCACCACAAAATGGTTTAAACCCAAATGAGCAATAGTGGCAAAAATTATGACAAAAGAAATCGCGTAGTTTAAAAGCCCAAACTCATCCACTCCCAAATAACGAGCCATCCAGGCAAGGATAAAAAAACCTACAGCCATACGTAAGACTCGCTCAGCGATTAACCAACTAGCGTTGCTGAGAATTTTACGTAAATTAGGGCTGAAATTTTGAATGGTTAGACTGATTTTTTTTTGCATACAATTAAATTTAAATCTCTTGCTCAATTGCCATTTTTTTTCTAAAATCCAGCCATCATTTTTTTTCTAAAGAATTAAGATTTAAATAGAGAGCTTAACTGCTGCTTAGTATCTCCATCAGAATATGCCTTTGCATGATGGAAATAACTATCAGGTTCATTCTCAACGATGACACCGTTAATCACTAAACCTAGAACATTTTGACTAGATTGATCCAAGGCTTCTTTAGCCGCTTTGGCACTGGCACTGTCAGTAACTCCTGGTCGAGCCACTAACAAAATCCCATCACTCATTTTGGATAAAGTTAGAGCATCGGCTACAAGCAACAGAGGAGACGTATCGACAATCACCAAATCATAAGTCTTGGAAAAATCCTCAATTAATGAGTTCATTCGCTTAGATCCAAGCAGAGCCAAAGAGTTAGGTGGAATGACTCCAGAAGGAAGGACATCCAGGTTAGGAATTACTTCTTTCACTGCTTTCTTTAAG
This Microcoleus sp. AS-A8 DNA region includes the following protein-coding sequences:
- a CDS encoding glycosyltransferase translates to MTDVAIFLMDLDGGGAERVMINLARGFSGQGLKVDLVLVKVEGPYLSQLPPNVRVVKLDSSRLIFSLPALARYLKQEQPPVLISALEDTNMVALWAKKLAGISTQVVVTVHNHLSREAKNATTLKRRFTPQFVKWFYPWADTIVAVSQGVAENLVDMGLPSVKIKAIYNPIVTPELSEKLQESIAHPWFSPSQPPVILGVGRLEKQKDFPTLIHAFARVRQQHQARLMILGEGGERSHLESLVQELGLTEDVVFGGFVANPYAYMARATVLVLSSAWEGFGNVLVEAMAAGTPVVSTDCESGPAEILANGQYGKLVAVGDSEGMAKAIAQTLEEAPDSKLLQERADEFSLDKALTQYQQLLPIK
- a CDS encoding O-antigen ligase family protein, with product MNPLLNFLEKRFTIFALLFLSGVLRCQSLFSDPDPKADATGASNPLDPVMSLFQHGIYVVTLLLLLARWQGSIRTALRDPLVWLLTGTAMLSFLWSDFSSWSLAKGITTLQTVYFGLYMASRFTLKQQLQMLGWALGIIAVFSLLFTFAFHGAAVEAGANAGAWRGPFVQKNVLARIVVLGAIVFLLLALDSRRHRYWLLGGFGLCVLLILLTGSKTALLLFLLIVLLLPLYKALRWRDTKVIPLIITLILVAGSLAVLVTGNWENILLGMGRDPTLSGRTDLWELAIELISERPALGYGYQGFWQTGGGAEIIWKAEGYKPPHAHNGFVNITLDLGLIGLFLFLLTIAVTYFRAIAWLRTGKTTVELWPIFYVTFFFMYNHSENTIVEHNSLFWALLVAVALSMKRVRRIHPEESATYPEYKRLVEPI
- a CDS encoding glycosyltransferase; its protein translation is MPNNPLVSILINNYNYGRFLPEAIDSALNQTYSNVEVIVVDDGSTDNSQEIIKSYGERVIPILKQNGGQASAFNAGFAASRGEIICFLDSDDIWKPEKVAEVVKAFAEHSDIGWCFHSIEFINSSPQKISQIPYKGTSGKYDLSTYMKRGKLKNKIPQFNFATSGMCFNRSLLNQILPMPEVIRITSDDYIKYIAFGVSPGFIALKDLAFQRIHDNNAYTFRSDKQKLRAKIHVLTAYWMKVNFPILSKFTNNLFATGINLYWCSGGIDAEDQKLVKSYLSSATPLEIFEIYGRASYYRLKP
- a CDS encoding flippase yields the protein MQKKISLTIQNFSPNLRKILSNASWLIAERVLRMAVGFFILAWMARYLGVDEFGLLNYAISFVIIFATIAHLGLNHFVVRDSVSEPSRKDEILGTAFLLRLMSGIAAFLLVTGIIFFLRPDDQLSRIVVVIVAATLLFQEFNVIDDWFQSQVQSKYAVSARNTAFIIMTLVRVILIQSKAPLIGFALAYSIESALTVIGLVIAYQVSGQKIQAWRGKWLRAKNLMKVSWPLIFSNLAIMVYLYIDQIMLGQLADNKAVGVYAAAVRLSETWPFMATAIVSSAAPSIIAAKQVSETLYYEKIQKVCNFLELLVYSIAIPMTFFSTPLVVLIFGQEYAPAGGILSIHIWSSLFVFLGYVKNIWIATEELTGFAVAASTLGAAMNIVLNILLIPRYQGIGAAIATVISYGCADYVMCFLYPPARKFAWVMTKAIGLNGITMMMKGKA